cctgaaaatagctgtgcggaggcgctccccatccaacctgacagaacttgagaggatctgcagagaagaatgggagaaactccccaaatacagttgtgccaagcttgtagcatcataccaaaaaAGACTTGAAGCCGTAATCACTGCCAacgatgcttcaacaaagtactgagtaaaaggttgaatacttatgtaaatgttatatttcagttttttatttttaatacatttgcaaaaatttctaaaaacctgtttttgttttgtcattttgggggTAGATTGATGAAGAGAAATAAAACGATTTAagcagttttagaataaggctgtaacataacaaaatgtggaagaagtcaaggggtctgaatactttcctaatgcactgcaacaaggaataaagtgacagatagtgaacagtagcagcagcgtatgttaTGAGTCAAAAAAGTAATTGCAAAAAGGACCAATGTAGAGgttgctatttggttaactatttaactacattttttgctgtcttatggcttggggtagaagctgttcaggatcctgttggttccagacttggtgtgtCAGACCCACCTAAGCCCGTGTTAGTGTCTGTGAGATGAAGTACATATCCTTTAGATGTGGACTGTGAAGTCACcgccatatacagtacatgacaaCAGGTTGCAATAACACTGATAGCCTGGCTCACAGGAAAAGGGCATATCTAgctgggaagagaggaagagactagGCTGAGTTACACTGTTCTCACCCTGGTTCATATCATCATGGGCGTGCTCGATAAGATACTTTATGTTTCTGTACGATTTTATTTAGGGTTTTCTAGACAATAGACATAGACAAAATACATGATCGATAAGATTCTGCAGTGTCACCTCTGACCCCTTCTTCCTGGTTCTCAGTGGCAGGTATTTGGACTGGCAGATCCAGCAGGTCAACTCCCCTCAACAACATTTCCCCAACACAGAGAAGTGATTTCTACTATAGGCTACCATAATAACAGTGCTCCTTCTTCTCCTAATACAAACTCAGTCACAGCCCAAATTCCATTAAAGCCTTTTGCTTCAAGAAATGCCCGTATTGAGACTTTTATCAACTTTCTATCGCCAGATGTTCACAGTCATATTGCCTGTAGAAAAGGGTCACATACCATCTCAGCTCTCTCAGGGTATAGTAAGCACCGTTATTCAGCAGGAGACCTCCAACTCTTTTCCAGACTGTCTGATGTAAAAAGCAATGTTATGAATAAAAGTGAGCATATAAAACATGGAATGCAGCAGCCATGAaaagtgtgtgttcatgtgcttGCTTGCATGTGTGTTGAGCTAAAGGGTACAGGGAGATAGTTTGGAGATTCAGTGATTTACCACATGGCTCCTCAGTGGTCACAGAGAGGGAAGCTTTAGCGATTGATGGGCTATTCTTTGTCTTTTATCTTTCCCTCTATGGCCTCCCAAGTGGAGGACTGCTGATTTACATTGGTTGTATAGCCAAGCATACATACAGTACTCTATCCATTGTATGTACATTGTGTCTGCTAAAGCTTGGCAGCTGCCTCTTCCTCATATAGTCAGCTCTTTTCCTTTCTCACACAGATGGCTTTTAAAGCACCTGCATACAGTATAAAAAGCCCTGCTTTGTCTGAGTTTGTCTTTGGCTTAGACTGTGGGTTAAAAGCGGTCCATGACTATGCTTCTCTCTCGTTGGTGCTCAGCCCTTGTTTTGAATAGCTGGTCTGCAGTCAGGTCTCCCAGGAGGAGCAAGCATTGCACCACACCCCAGCCCAGAGTGGAAACTGGCTCTACTCAGAGAGGGcctggaaaaagagggagagaggctccGATGTGCCATACTTCTGGGGTGTCTGTTGAGTTTGCATGGCTGACTGTATTCCTGACGTGGTGTGCTCATCTGGACTCTGGTCGTCCTTCCCAGTCTGTCTGCCTGgcttccccctttcctttcctatcatctcttctcgtttcctctcttctcctttcgtaccctctcctcccctctcgtctcctcttctgcctttgagcaaggcagttaacccccacaacaactgctccccggtcGCAGATGAAGTGGAtgtggattaaggcagccccccgcaactctcttattcagaggggttgggttaaatgtggaagacacatttagtTTGAAATCATCCAGTTGACTAAgtattcccctttcccttccttcccttccttcccttccctctcatctcctcacctctcgtctcctctcgtcTACTCTGCTGAATGGTGCCCCACTTAGGTCTCATGTCCACCCCTGTCCTTCTGGTCTGACTCAGACCTTAATCGAATCAGGAATAGGAACTTCCCCACTGTCTATAGTGGTGAACCCTTAATATGAGGATATTGCAGGGATGTGACCCTCTCTCATGTCGAAAGGCTACATAGTGGAGCCGAGTGTAGTCTATCCAACCACCTCCTCCGCTCTTTATCAGACAGTAGCGGGATACAACGCCATTGTTTTCTTTTCACATTCCAACGTTGTGTTTCGTCTGTCTGGGTCTCTTgagtttctcactctctctctctgcctctctctctctctctctctgtatctgtctctcgcactctctctctcgctcccccttctGTTTGTGACCCTTCTCTTGGAAGGAGGTAGCCCCTGTGTGTTTTTTCACAGAGGAGGGGGGACGGAAGAGGGGAAAAAGGGCTAGTAAAACAAAGAGAGGTTGTCTGCAGGCAAGGCAAGCAGGAAACGCAACTCTCCGAGGACTCTCCCCCAGTCGTTGCTACTTGGCTATCCCACCAGCCCACTGCAGATTGGACCTGACAGCCTCTGCTGAGCGACGGCCGCCCAACTGttattcctctctcactctctctcactctgtctctctctctcactctctcttctatcactctctctctgtcttctctcttctccctccccctctttctctaccaCTCCACCCAGCTCCCTCCATCCTACCCCAGGCCGatccgacagagagagaaaagagagacacacTCTTTGTTTAATTCTTCCAGGTTCAGGCCCATTGAGCCAACTCTGGGGTTAATAGTTTAAAATGCAGAAAGAGTGAGATGTTCATGAGATTTATTTTTAGGGAAATGTTTCTGCTGAAGGACGGTTTTataaagcacaaacacacatgagcAAAAGGAAATAAGTTGAAATAACATCCTGTGAAAGTGTGATTAAATACACCGTTTGTAATTATTTTTATTGCAGATATGTAATTTATGTTAGACAATAAAACATGTTCTGGTGACATTGCTTCTTAGAAAGCCTGATTCTTTTTCTATTACAGCTTTAAATCAAGTTTGTGGTTGAGAAGTACTCAACACTAAAGTAGATGTGCGTTTTGATTTATTCAATGTTGGTTGAAGTAAACCAGTGGAAGGTCTGCATTtccaaatgtttgttttataAGAAATGACATGTTTCTGACCACAAGAGGGCAGTGTTGGATAATGTTTTGAGAAGCCATGACATAGCTCTCAACCAGTTGTAGATGCTGAGGTCACTGGTGAGTCAGAGGGAGCTAGTTGTGTCAAGACCTCCTGTAATAAGTGGGTATCAGCATCACCACGGTCAAGCATGTTAAGTTCTAGCTGTCCCATCGGCTGCATATGTAGCGTGACAAACACACTATGATTTAGAGCCTTAAGTCTTCACGTTAGACACCTGCTGTGTCTCTTAACTGCATGTTGAGCTCAGCAGGGGCTTATATGACCACTTATGTGACCCACTTATGTGACCAAACATAAAAACAGTGGtgacattaaaaatattaatgtagTCATGATGGAAGACTAGTAGGACATTACATCAGCTATATGTAATATTAGTAAGACATTATATCAGCTATATGTAATATTAGTAAGACATTATATCAGCTATATGTAATATTAGTAAGACATTATATCAGCTATATGTAATATTAGTAAGACATTATATCAGCTATATGTAATATTAGTAAGACATTATATCAGCTATATGTAATATTAGTAAGACATTATATCAGCTATATGTAATATTAGTAAGACATTATATCAGCTATATGTMATATTAGTAAGACATTATATCAGCTATATGTAATATTAGTAAGACATTATATCAGCTTATGTAATATTAGTAAGACATTATATCAGTTTATGAATATTAGTAGGAAATTACATCTGTTAGATGTGTGTCTTGCTTCACTGGCTGTTATACGTCCTCCTGTCTAGTGACTCTCTGCATGTGGTACAGTCTTAGCCGGTAACAAAGCTAAATGTCACGGGTGCTATAGTCGTTGCCAGCCAAATGAAGGTGAAATTGCATCTACTTTCAATTTAGATGGGAATGTGCAGTACTGTTTTTGATGCCTTGATGGagaaaatatgcatcctgttttaTCTGCACGTCAATGAGATTGATTACAACTGGTAGCAATCCAGGTACCCAGACCGCATTCAACCAGTTGGGAACCTCACAAACGTAAGGCAATTCTTTCCAGTTGCAGCATCTTACAATCATCAACTACTAGattgtctatctgtctgtttgtgtgtcagtttgtgtgtATTTTCCCCTCCCGTTTGTGGTCACCATGGTGCAACCTGCTCATGAAACTGTCATTTTATCGAAGACATCTTGTTGGTTCCTCTAGTTTTGAGACATAGTTGTATGTCAGATAAACCCACATCACTGTGGCCAGATATCCTGCTGCACAGGGTTTCTTGGACAGGGCTTGGATAGGCAGGCAAACCTTTTTATAGCCAGCTCTTGGCATCACTCCTCTGCCTTATTTCCGTGACAATCTTGTTGCTTGTTTAAAGCCAAGTTGTGTTCCTGAGATGGGTTCGCTTGCAGGTGGGGAGGTAGAGAGCACAGCCTAGAACATGCACAGCCACAAATTAAAAAGAGACACTACCACATTTTATTTCAGGACTAGTGTATATTATGAGATGAAGTGGAGGGTTCATCTTCTCGAGCTAGAAACAGATTATTTCCCACTCGTGTATAGGCTGCTTGGTTGTTTAACAAAACCGACTTGTGTGCAACCATGGGGCAAAAAAGATTGGGTTGGcctagattgttgacaacatgtaaactatatttagtctacAAGGTTTGGGGGTGGGGGCGGTTTGGGGCGGGAGGGGtgtcgagggagaggttgttgttttattcgggggggggggggtttgaatggttgaggggcagctctcacGGAACTGTagggggatcttggatggttgaTGGCCTGGCGGTTAGGAGCTTGGGCCGGTGACCGATAGGTCGCTGGTTCGGCTCCCTGTTTttgaaaattaaaaattaaacaaGATACACTGAGTTaaaacgagccacctacgattccccacatggcaacTTTTTGTaactgttgctagctatctgaccattcAGAGTCATAACACCCCACAGCCTTCTGCCTCATCGATGCGTGAGCATCATTTTCGTATACGATGTCAGCCAACCCATCTATAGGAGAAATAAATGCAATACTCCGATATTAAATGTTAGGAAGTGCAGTAGAGTGTTTACTGTTGACAAATCTCTCTTTGTCGCTCTCTACTTCTCAGACCCCTCATATGATGCTGTACGACGGACTGGATGGTCGAACAATATGCACAGTGGAAAAGGTAAGCATGCACTTTGCTTTACTGAGTCGCAGAAAGACTTGTAGCCTAATCACACAAGGAATTAGGACATGGTCCGACCCATCATGCAtcatcacatacagtgccttcggaaagtattcagaccccttgactttttcgttacagccttacgttatagccttattggattaaataaaacaatttccacagcaatctacacgcaataccccataatgacaaaggaaaaatatgtttttaaaaacttttcttatgcattaaaaacaaaaaacagaaaaactttattaacataagtattcagaccctttgctatgtgactcgaaatttagctcaggtacaccctgtttccattgatcatccttgagttgtttctacaacttgattggagtccacctgtagtaaattcaatggattggacatgatttggaaaggcacaacccTGTCTATAAGTGGACatcacatgtcagagcaaaagtcaagccatgaggtcgaaggaattgtccttagagctcgagacaggattatgttgaggcacagatctggggaagggtaccatttctgcagcattgaaagtccccaaacacagtgggctccatcatttttaaatggaagaagtttggaaccaccaagacttcctagagctggctgcccggccaaactgagcaatcgggggagaagggctttggtcagggaggtgaccactctgacagagctctacagttcctctgtggagatgggagaaccttccagaaggacaaccatctctgcagcactacaccaattaggcctttatggtagagtggccagacagaagccactcctcagtaaaaagcacatgacagcctgcatggggtttgccaaaaagcacctaaagactctcagaccatgagcaacaagattctctggtctgatgaaaccaagattttactctttggcctgaatgccaagaatcacgtctggaggagacttggcaccatccctacgttgaagcatcgtggtggcagcatcatgctgtggggatgttttttttagcgacagggactgggagactagtcaggatcgaggcaaagatgaatggaataaagtacagagagatccttgatgaaaacctgctccagagcgctcaggacctcagactggggcaaaggttcaccttccaacaggacaatgaccctaagcacacagccaattcaacacaggagtggcttcgggaaaagtctctgaatgtccttgagtggcccagccaaagctcggacttaaacccgatcaaacatctctggagagaactgaaaatagctgtgcagcaacgctccccatcaaatctgacagagctttagaggacctgcagagaagaatgggagaaactccccaaatacagttgtgccaagcttgtattttataaattagcaaacatttctaaaaactcgtttttgctttgtcatcatggggtattgtgtgtagattgatgaggaatacaatttaatcaattttagaaaaaggctgtaacctaacggaatgtggaaaaagtcaaggggtctgaatactttccgaatgcactttacatTCTTCCATAGCTCATAGAGAGACGTGTGAGAGCCCACTCAACCCAAGCACGCAAGGCAAACCACCAATGATTAAATCCTCAGTCGTCAACCCTGAAATCTGTGAACTTTAAGCACTTACCCTAGCCACCAGTTACTGGCCTGTTTTCTTTGGAACGGGGCTGACATGCCATTAAGATGTGTACCGTGGTTTATCCATGACCGCCCAACTGGCTTTCTTCCCTCCTGTTTCTTtcccctcccaacccctcctTCTTCAGGCTCGCCGGTGGTCACACAGAATGTGTCCAAGTCCACTGAACAGCCCAGACCTCAGCCAGGTAATGTATTTCACCCTGCTCATTCCTTCCATCATGTGTGTGTGCTCCACTTAAGACAGCCGCAGTTGGTTACACCCATCTCACTAGGATGAGGATCAGCCTAATGTATAGTGATAGATACAGACTAACagacctctctctccacagatcCTTACCAGATCCTGGGGCCCACCAGCAGTCGACTGGCCAACCCAGGTAGGTACAGGAGGATGTATGAGACCAATCATATATCAGATGTAAACTAAATTTCCCAACATACATTGCTTCATTATGGCCTTGGTGGATTTCTCTCTCAAAAAAAGTATTCTGCTGAGAATTGTGCACATTTGAATTCTACTTTACTGCAGTATTCAGTAAGTACattcgtggccaaacgttttgagaatgacacaaatattcattttcacaaagtctgctgcctcagtttgtatgatggcaatttgcaaatactccagaatgttatgaagagtgatcagatgaattgcaattaattgcaaagtccctctttgccatgcaaatgaactgaatcccccaaaaacatttccactgcatttcagccctgccacaaaaggaccagctgacaacatgtcagtgattctctcattaacacaggtgtgagtgttgatgaggacaaggctggagatccctctgtcatgctgattgagttcgaataacagactggaagcttcaaaaggaggttggtgcttggaatcattgttcttcctctgtcagccatggttacctacaaggaaacacgtgccgtcatcattgctttgcacaaaaagggcttcacaggcaaggatattgctgccattaagattgcacctaaatcaaccatttatcggatcatcaagaacttcaaggagagcggttcaattgttgtgaagaaggctttagggcgcccaagaaagtccagcatgcgccaggaccgtctcctaaagttgattcagctgcgggatcgggtgaccaccagtacagagcttgctcaggaatggcagcaggcaggtgtgagtgcatctgcacgcacagtgaggcgaagacttttggaggatggcctggtgtcaagaagggcagcaaagaagacacttctctccaggaaaacatcagggacagactgatattctgcaaagggtacagggattggactgctgaggactggggtaaagtcattttatcAGATGactcccctttccgattgtttgggcatctggaaaaaagcttggcccggagaagacaaggtgagcgctaccatcagtcctgtgtcatgccaacagtaaagcatcctgagaccattcatgtgtggggttgcttttcaaccaagggagtgggctcactcacaattttgcctaagaacacagccatgaatgaagaatggtaccaacacatcccccgagagcaacttctcccaaccatccaggaacagtttggtgacSaacaatgccttttccagcatgatgaagcaccttgccataaggcaaaagtgataactaagtggctcggggaacaaaaaatctatattttgggTCTATGGCCAGgacactccccagaccttaatcccattgagaacttgtggtcaatcctcaagaggcgggtggacaaacaaaaacccacaaattctgacaaactccaagcatggattatgcaagaatgggctgccatcagtcaggatgtggcccagaagttaattgacagcctgccagggtggattgcagaggtcttgaaaaagaagggtcaacactgcaaatattgactctttgcatcaacttcatgtaattgtcaataaaagcctttgacactaatgaaatgcttgttattatgcttcagtattccatagtaacatctgacaaaaatatctaaagacactgaagcagcaaactttgtgaaaatgtatatttgtgtcattctcaaaacttttggccacgactgtacataatgAGTTATGGGTGTTTGATCAATCGGCTGTTAGGTGTTCAGGGATAGAACAGCTGTTGATttgacatatgtgtgtgtgtttcctggtcAGGTTCAGGACAGATCCAGCTGTGGCAGTTCCTGCTGGAGCTCCTGTCAGACAGCACCAATGCCGGCTGCATCACCTGGGAGGGCACCAATGGAGAGTTCAAGATGACTGACCCGGACGAGGTGGCGCGGCGCTGGGGCGAGAGGAAGAGCAAGCCCAACATGAACTACGACAAGCTGAGCCGCGCCCTGCGCTACTACTACGACAAGAACATCATGACCAAGGTGCACGGCAAGCGCTACGCCTACAAGTTTGACTTCCATGGTATCGCTCAGGCCCTTCAGCCCCACCCCACCGAGTCCTCCATGTACAAGTACCCCTCGGACCTGGCATACGTGCCCTCCTACCATGCCCACCAGCAGAAGGTCAACTTCGTGTCCCCACATCCCCCCTCCATGCCCGTCACCTCTTCTAACTTCTTTGGACCCACTGCTCCGTACTGGAGCTCCCCTACAGGGGGCATCTACCCCAACCACAGCGTCCCCCGCCACCCCAACTCCCACGTGCCTTCCCACCTAGGCAGTTACTACTAAACCCCACTGCCCCGTGACGTCTTCCCCAACCTTCTCTCCCCCCAACCAAACCCACCAGTGCTGATCTGAAACCACAATGAAACCAAACCAACTAAGACCGAGAGAAAGGGGGATTCTCCGCCTGGACCCAAAGTCTGCTCTTAACTGGCAAAATGAAGAAAGCTAACTGAAGAAAGCTAACTGAAGAAAGCTAACTGAAGAAAGCTAACTGAAGGAATGTTTGAAGGATAAAAAAAAACTGGATGATCCAAATGGAGTACTACTTATTTACAAGACAAGAGTCTGTTTCCatgtttttttcagtttttcagttCGTCTGTGTTTTTTGTGCCATGTGTCCCTTGAAAGCAGCACCCATGGGCCAGTTCAGAGTGCCCCCAAAATCTAGACACGttacccacacagacacagccttaTCGAGAGACCATAGAGGCTCTCATACCTACTTTGTGCCTGATCACAGACATGGACCCATTCTCTATGCGTCTCTATCTACATTACCCTCATATGGTAAAGCTCCTGCCTTGTTCCTCGTTCCAGGCCTGTATGGGGTCTCAGATCAACATCATGTTCGTCTGTCTCATGTTCTGTTATCAGTCCGTCCGTCTGCATCCGGTGTAGGTAGGGCTGTAGGTAGGGCTTCAAAGAAATGGACTTCTCAGCACtgaatgaaaatgaaatgttggCAACTGGAATACGCCATTGATTCACACTTAACTTATCCTCCAAACTGGAAGTAGGCGAGTTGGAGACCAGAGTTGGAAGTGAAGCGCTGTAGCTATGTTTTCAGGGGGCCACACACCGGTTGGCTGTTGTTATAGGAACTATGCTGTTTGTCCTCTTCAGCCGTTAGTTCGTTCCATTTCCAGATGTTTTGTTGGACCAAGTCATTATTAATGTGAATGCCCTCTGGTCCATGGAACATATCCTCAATTTGACAATCACAGTTGTTTGTCTGTCCAGGCCAGTCAagtgtctctgtgcattcataCTGCACTGCCATTTCAAAACGTGCATTTTCAGATGTTTAAAGTTTGTTGTATGAAAGAAATAATTGTATTTAAACAGCTGAATGTGGACTTGTTTCACTACTTCTTGAAAATAAATGGTTTACTAAATAAAGAACAAAACCAATAAAGTAAGAAAGGATGAAAACAGAGAAATCCTCAGATTCGCGAATGCTGTGCGTTCGTCAGACctattttctattattttgtAAACATTGGTCAACTAGGCATTAAAGCAACTTACTGTATAAATTATGCAGAGTTATTTTCATATGTGACACAGTTTTAAAAAGTCAAGAGAATTAATACGAGTTGACCTCGGTCAAAAATGCAAACATTGTTAAGTCCGTTACTGATATATAGTATGTTCAACATTTTTAAACGTTTTATATCTGTACATTTGGGCAGTCCATTTTtacatgatttttattttattttatgaaattcaATTTGTAATGTCCTCAGTGCCTTGGAGTGAACACAAGATTTGTTCTAGCTAGTTATTACCAAAAAACCACAAATGCCTGCTTGAATCATAATCCTATACTTATAGTCAATCTGTTATTCTGTATATACCATGATTATGGTTGCTTTCAATTCTAAAATAGGCCAACAATACTTGTAATGTCTCATATCATTAAGCCAACCACCCAGAAATTGCCAGCTTTTGTCTGTGCCTT
The genomic region above belongs to Salvelinus sp. IW2-2015 linkage group LG4p, ASM291031v2, whole genome shotgun sequence and contains:
- the LOC111960691 gene encoding Friend leukemia integration 1 transcription factor isoform X13; the encoded protein is MTASGTQDYVQPHKIHPLPPQQEWINQPVRVNVKTEYDQINGSSRESPVDCSVGGKCNKLVGGNDTSQMSYGSYMDEKNAPPPNMTTNERRVIVPADPSLWSQDHVRQWLEWAIKEYGLLEMDTAMLQNTDGKELCKMSKDDFLRLTTMYNAEVLLSHLNYLRESSSSLSYNTPSHTDQSPRLAAKEDPSYDAVRRTGWSNNMHSGKGSPVVTQNVSKSTEQPRPQPDPYQILGPTSSRLANPGSGQIQLWQFLLELLSDSTNAGCITWEGTNGEFKMTDPDEVARRWGERKSKPNMNYDKLSRALRYYYDKNIMTKVHGKRYAYKFDFHGIAQALQPHPTESSMYKYPSDLAYVPSYHAHQQKVNFVSPHPPSMPVTSSNFFGPTAPYWSSPTGGIYPNHSVPRHPNSHVPSHLGSYY
- the LOC111960691 gene encoding Friend leukemia integration 1 transcription factor isoform X12, whose protein sequence is MTASGTQDYVQPHKIHPLPPQQEWINQPVRVSVKREYDHINGSSRESPVDCSVGVKCNKLVGGNDTSQMSYGSYMDEKNAPPPNMTTNERRVIVPADPSLWSQDHVRQWLEWAVKEYGLLEMDTAMFQNTDGKELCKMSKDDFLRLTTMYNAEVLLSHLNYLRESSSSLSYNTPSHTDQSPRLAAKEDPSYDAVRRTGWSNNMHSGKGSPVVTQNVSKSTEQPRPQPDPYQILGPTSSRLANPGSGQIQLWQFLLELLSDSTNAGCITWEGTNGEFKMTDPDEVARRWGERKSKPNMNYDKLSRALRYYYDKNIMTKVHGKRYAYKFDFHGIAQALQPHPTESSMYKYPSDLAYVPSYHAHQQKVNFVSPHPPSMPVTSSNFFGPTAPYWSSPTGGIYPNHSVPRHPNSHVPSHLGSYY
- the LOC111960691 gene encoding Friend leukemia integration 1 transcription factor isoform X7, whose translation is MDGTIKEALSVVSEDQSLFEPPYAAAAPLPKTDMTASGTQDYVQPHKIHPLPPQQEWINQPVRVSVKREYDHINGSSRESPVDCSVGVKCNKLVGGNDTSQMSYGSYMDEKNAPPPNMTTNERRVIVPADPSLWSQDHVRQWLEWAVKEYGLLEMDTAMFQNTDGKELCKMSKDDFLRLTTMYNAEVLLSHLNYLRESSSSLSYNTPSHTDQSPRLAAKEDPSYDAVRRTGWSNNMHSGKGSPVVTQNVSKSTEQPRPQPDPYQILGPTSSRLANPGSGQIQLWQFLLELLSDSTNAGCITWEGTNGEFKMTDPDEVARRWGERKSKPNMNYDKLSRALRYYYDKNIMTKVHGKRYAYKFDFHGIAQALQPHPTESSMYKYPSDLAYVPSYHAHQQKVNFVSPHPPSMPVTSSNFFGPTAPYWSSPTGGIYPNHSVPRHPNSHVPSHLGSYY
- the LOC111960691 gene encoding Friend leukemia integration 1 transcription factor isoform X3 — encoded protein: MNMFQTVPDTSSYVKEALSVVSEDQSLFEPPYAAAAPLPKTDMTASGTQDYVQPHKIHPLPPQQEWINQPVRVSVKREYDHINGSSRESPVDCSVGVKCNKLVGGNDTSQMSYGSYMDEKNAPPPNMTTNERRVIVPADPSLWSQDHVRQWLEWAVKEYGLLEMDTAMFQNTDGKELCKMSKDDFLRLTTMYNAEVLLSHLNYLRESSSSLSYNTPSHTDQSPRLAAKEDPSYDAVRRTGWSNNMHSGKGSPVVTQNVSKSTEQPRPQPDPYQILGPTSSRLANPGSGQIQLWQFLLELLSDSTNAGCITWEGTNGEFKMTDPDEVARRWGERKSKPNMNYDKLSRALRYYYDKNIMTKVHGKRYAYKFDFHGIAQALQPHPTESSMYKYPSDLAYVPSYHAHQQKVNFVSPHPPSMPVTSSNFFGPTAPYWSSPTGGIYPNHSVPRHPNSHVPSHLGSYY
- the LOC111960691 gene encoding Friend leukemia integration 1 transcription factor isoform X4, producing MNMFQTVPDTSSYVKEALSVVSEDQSLFEPPYAAAAPLPKTDMTASGTQDYVQPHKIHPLPPQQEWINQPVRVNVKTEYDQINGSSRESPVDCSVGGKCNKLVGGNDTSQMSYGSYMDEKNAPPPNMTTNERRVIVPADPSLWSQDHVRQWLEWAIKEYGLLEMDTAMLQNTDGKELCKMSKDDFLRLTTMYNAEVLLSHLNYLRESSSSLSYNTPSHTDQSPRLAAKEDPSYDAVRRTGWSNNMHSGKGSPVVTQNVSKSTEQPRPQPDPYQILGPTSSRLANPGSGQIQLWQFLLELLSDSTNAGCITWEGTNGEFKMTDPDEVARRWGERKSKPNMNYDKLSRALRYYYDKNIMTKVHGKRYAYKFDFHGIAQALQPHPTESSMYKYPSDLAYVPSYHAHQQKVNFVSPHPPSMPVTSSNFFGPTAPYWSSPTGGIYPNHSVPRHPNSHVPSHLGSYY
- the LOC111960691 gene encoding Friend leukemia integration 1 transcription factor isoform X9; translation: MDGTIKEALSVVSEDQSLFEPPYAAAAPLPKTDMTASGTQDYVQPHKIHPLPPQQEWINQPVRVNVKTEYDQINGSRESPVDCSVGGKCNKLVGGNDTSQMSYGSYMDEKNAPPPNMTTNERRVIVPADPSLWSQDHVRQWLEWAIKEYGLLEMDTAMLQNTDGKELCKMSKDDFLRLTTMYNAEVLLSHLNYLRESSSSLSYNTPSHTDQSPRLAAKEDPSYDAVRRTGWSNNMHSGKGSPVVTQNVSKSTEQPRPQPDPYQILGPTSSRLANPGSGQIQLWQFLLELLSDSTNAGCITWEGTNGEFKMTDPDEVARRWGERKSKPNMNYDKLSRALRYYYDKNIMTKVHGKRYAYKFDFHGIAQALQPHPTESSMYKYPSDLAYVPSYHAHQQKVNFVSPHPPSMPVTSSNFFGPTAPYWSSPTGGIYPNHSVPRHPNSHVPSHLGSYY
- the LOC111960691 gene encoding Friend leukemia integration 1 transcription factor isoform X8, coding for MDGTIKEALSVVSEDQSLFEPPYAAAAPLPKTDMTASGTQDYVQPHKIHPLPPQQEWINQPVRVNVKTEYDQINGSSRESPVDCSVGGKCNKLVGGNDTSQMSYGSYMDEKNAPPPNMTTNERRVIVPADPSLWSQDHVRQWLEWAIKEYGLLEMDTAMLQNTDGKELCKMSKDDFLRLTTMYNAEVLLSHLNYLRESSSSLSYNTPSHTDQSPRLAAKEDPSYDAVRRTGWSNNMHSGKGSPVVTQNVSKSTEQPRPQPDPYQILGPTSSRLANPGSGQIQLWQFLLELLSDSTNAGCITWEGTNGEFKMTDPDEVARRWGERKSKPNMNYDKLSRALRYYYDKNIMTKVHGKRYAYKFDFHGIAQALQPHPTESSMYKYPSDLAYVPSYHAHQQKVNFVSPHPPSMPVTSSNFFGPTAPYWSSPTGGIYPNHSVPRHPNSHVPSHLGSYY